In a single window of the Syntrophorhabdaceae bacterium genome:
- a CDS encoding carboxyl transferase domain-containing protein, with product MRPYFEKMQDWGKPAKENAANAEEIRKVEQEIAELVEKAKNAGMPKEILAKRGEWTVHQRLEYILDPGTWAPLHLLYDPMDEESGTTGVVDGLGRINGRWCVIIGFDNKVMAGAWIAGQSDNILRVTDIAKRLHCPLVWLVNCSGVKLPEQEKVYANRRGNGTTFFRHAELNKMGIPVIAAIYGTNPAGGGYQGISPTLLLAHKDCNIAVGGAGIVSGMAPKGFFDEGMAEQIIDATRKFKSIPPGRVEIHYDSTGFFREVHPSEESLLDSLKTWVAKLPAYDPAFFRVAAPAEPKWPASDLYNILAFNQKATYDVEQFMSRLVDGSEHMEFRPGYGPELYTGLVKVDGFLIGIVANRQGMMPRGYPGYAPYPGIGGKFYREGLIKVNEFVTLCGRDRVPMIWLQDTSGIDVGDIAEKAELLGLGQALIYSIEQSELPMMTIVLRKGTAAAHYIMAGPQANNNNAFTIGTATTEIYVMHGETAAVASFARRLVKEKDAGKPLAPVIDQMNKLVKEYYEKSRPSYCARTGMVDEIVKLSDLRKYFVAFANCSYQNPASITPHHQMILCRVIKG from the coding sequence ATGAGACCCTACTTTGAGAAGATGCAGGATTGGGGCAAGCCGGCGAAGGAGAATGCCGCCAACGCCGAAGAGATCAGAAAAGTGGAACAGGAGATCGCAGAGCTCGTAGAAAAGGCAAAGAACGCGGGCATGCCGAAAGAGATTTTAGCTAAAAGAGGAGAATGGACAGTCCATCAGAGACTTGAATATATCCTTGATCCGGGAACCTGGGCTCCTCTTCACCTGCTTTACGATCCCATGGATGAGGAATCGGGAACAACGGGCGTCGTCGATGGCCTCGGCAGGATCAACGGGCGGTGGTGCGTTATCATCGGTTTTGACAACAAGGTAATGGCAGGCGCCTGGATAGCCGGCCAATCCGATAACATATTGAGAGTCACCGACATCGCGAAAAGGCTTCACTGCCCCCTCGTGTGGCTGGTCAACTGCAGTGGAGTGAAGCTCCCCGAGCAGGAAAAAGTCTATGCAAACAGGCGCGGAAACGGCACGACCTTCTTCAGGCATGCCGAGCTCAACAAGATGGGTATTCCCGTGATCGCGGCCATCTATGGGACGAACCCCGCAGGCGGCGGGTATCAGGGCATCAGCCCGACCCTGCTTCTGGCCCATAAAGATTGCAATATCGCCGTGGGCGGGGCAGGCATCGTGAGCGGTATGGCCCCTAAGGGCTTTTTTGACGAGGGTATGGCCGAACAGATCATCGACGCCACCCGCAAGTTCAAATCCATTCCCCCCGGCCGAGTTGAAATTCACTACGACAGTACAGGATTCTTCAGGGAAGTTCATCCTTCAGAGGAGAGCTTACTCGATTCACTGAAGACATGGGTAGCGAAGCTGCCGGCGTACGACCCCGCTTTTTTCCGGGTAGCGGCGCCGGCAGAGCCCAAATGGCCTGCATCAGACCTTTACAACATCCTTGCATTCAACCAGAAGGCAACCTATGACGTGGAGCAGTTCATGTCGAGACTGGTTGACGGAAGCGAACACATGGAATTCAGACCCGGTTACGGTCCTGAGCTTTATACCGGCCTCGTCAAAGTCGACGGCTTTTTGATCGGTATCGTAGCGAACAGGCAGGGTATGATGCCCAGGGGCTATCCCGGTTATGCGCCGTACCCCGGCATAGGCGGAAAGTTCTACCGCGAGGGGCTTATCAAGGTAAATGAGTTCGTGACGCTCTGCGGCAGGGACAGGGTACCCATGATCTGGCTCCAGGACACGTCGGGCATCGACGTAGGCGATATCGCTGAAAAGGCGGAGCTCCTCGGTCTCGGACAGGCCCTTATTTACTCCATCGAGCAGAGCGAACTTCCCATGATGACGATCGTCTTGAGGAAGGGCACCGCAGCGGCCCACTATATCATGGCCGGACCTCAGGCGAACAACAACAACGCCTTCACCATCGGCACGGCAACGACCGAGATTTACGTCATGCACGGTGAAACGGCAGCGGTGGCAAGTTTTGCAAGAAGGCTCGTAAAAGAGAAAGACGCGGGCAAACCCCTTGCACCGGTTATCGATCAGATGAACAAGCTCGTGAAGGAGTACTACGAGAAATCGAGACCTTCCTACTGCGCACGGACGGGCATGGTCGACGAGATCGTAAAACTGAGCGACCTCAGAAAATATTTTGTTGCCTTTGCGAACTGCTCCTATCAGAACCCCGCTTCGATTACGCCTCACCACCAGATGATACTCTGCAGGGTCATCAAAGGGTAG
- a CDS encoding 8-amino-7-oxononanoate synthase: MRDRLRSSIEEIKRKGNYRSIRYVKPSGSRIIYEGKEFLNLCSNSYLSLHTHPEVVAAAKAAVDEYGAGTCSSRSISGSIELYRILEHEIATYKGYDKGLVFSTGYMGNMGVIATLPESGDVIFSDELNHSSLIDSIRLSRAKTVVYRHRDLNDLEEKIRKHPSRGDAFVITESVFSMDGDVAPLGDLMRLKKEHGFQLLLDDAHGTGVFGETGRGGAELFNLSGTMDVETATFGKSFGSFGAFALGDPLVIEYLVNRARTFMYTTALAPASLAASIAAVRLISDNLTFKKELWDNIDYIRKGLAKAGFDLKESVGPIVPIVVGHDDKAVKMQNILMGKGIFIQAVRPPTVPRGMSRLRLTVVRCLSKEEMDFALDQLILAGRELGIIS; this comes from the coding sequence ATGAGAGACAGACTGCGTTCCTCAATCGAAGAGATAAAGAGGAAAGGAAACTACCGGTCCATACGTTATGTGAAGCCTTCCGGTTCCCGGATTATTTATGAGGGAAAGGAATTCCTCAACCTTTGTTCCAATAGCTACCTTTCCCTCCACACCCATCCGGAGGTGGTCGCGGCCGCGAAGGCGGCAGTAGATGAATACGGCGCAGGGACCTGCTCTTCCCGCAGCATATCAGGCAGCATCGAGCTTTATCGCATCCTGGAGCATGAGATAGCGACATACAAGGGATATGATAAAGGCTTAGTCTTTTCAACTGGTTATATGGGGAATATGGGTGTGATCGCCACCCTTCCGGAGAGCGGGGACGTGATCTTCAGTGATGAGCTGAACCACTCGAGCCTCATCGACAGCATCCGGCTCAGCCGGGCAAAAACAGTGGTCTACCGCCACCGGGACTTGAATGACCTTGAGGAGAAAATACGAAAGCATCCTTCCAGGGGAGACGCCTTCGTGATCACCGAGTCCGTATTCAGTATGGACGGTGATGTCGCCCCCCTCGGGGACCTCATGAGGCTCAAAAAGGAGCATGGTTTTCAGCTCCTTCTCGACGACGCCCACGGCACAGGGGTCTTCGGAGAGACGGGCAGGGGAGGGGCCGAGCTGTTCAATCTTTCAGGTACGATGGATGTCGAGACGGCTACCTTCGGGAAATCTTTCGGCTCCTTTGGGGCCTTCGCCCTCGGCGACCCGCTGGTTATCGAGTACCTCGTGAACCGTGCCCGCACCTTCATGTATACGACAGCCCTCGCTCCAGCATCGCTTGCCGCTTCTATTGCCGCCGTGCGGCTGATTTCCGATAATCTCACCTTCAAGAAAGAGCTTTGGGATAATATCGATTATATAAGAAAGGGTCTCGCAAAGGCCGGTTTCGATCTGAAAGAGAGCGTGGGACCCATAGTGCCTATCGTCGTCGGGCACGACGATAAGGCAGTCAAAATGCAGAATATTCTCATGGGAAAGGGAATTTTCATTCAGGCCGTTCGGCCGCCTACCGTGCCGCGGGGAATGTCCCGACTGAGGCTCACCGTTGTCCGCTGCCTTTCAAAAGAAGAGATGGATTTTGCCCTTGACCAGTTGATATTGGCAGGACGGGAATTGGGCATAATCTCCTGA